A DNA window from Syngnathus typhle isolate RoL2023-S1 ecotype Sweden linkage group LG2, RoL_Styp_1.0, whole genome shotgun sequence contains the following coding sequences:
- the clstn1 gene encoding calsyntenin-1 isoform X1, with translation MRFRRNKLFASNVGLVLALVCALDAAKVNKHKPWIETTYHGIVTENDDKVLLDPPLIALDKDAPLRYAESFEVTLTEEGEICGFRIHGQNVPFEAVVLDKSSGEGIIRAKDKLDCELQKEHTFTIQAYDCGEGPDGANMKKSHKATVHIQVNDLNEYSPVFKEKSYKATVIEGKKYDSILKVEAVDADCSFQFSQICNYEIVTPDVPFTVDKDGFIKNTEKLNYDREHMYKLTVTAYDCGKNRASEDVLVKISVKPTCKPSWQGFNKRIEYEPGTGSLALFPSMHLETCDEPITSIRATVELETNHIGKGCDRDTYSEKSLHKLCGASSGATELLPAPSSSTNWTVGLPTDNGHDSDQVFEFNGTQAIKVPDGLVSTSLKEPFTISVWMRHGPGAHEKETILCNSDKTDMNRHHYSLYVHNCKLILLLRQDPSEAENYKPAEFHWKLDQVCDKEWHHYVLNVEFPTVMLFVDGATFEPFLVTEDYPLHASRIEPQVTIGACWQERSGYDNDTETVSESSSGGNARMAQFFHGNLAGLMIRSGKLENKKVIDCLYTCKEGLDVQLPEEVASAVKVEFNPNQSSLTVEGDDIDAFDKVMQHISYLNSRQFPTPGIRHLRISTAVKCFNEESCVTMQDAEGYVMVLQPEEPKISLSGIDHFARSAAEFESQEGVTLFPELRIVSTITREVEVDAESEATEGADDDPTVQETVVSEEIMHNLDTCEVTVVGDELNAEHEGLEVDMEQLQQRGLEMSSSHLSLIITGVNTMANYEQVLHLIRYKNWHTEALFDRKFKLVCSELNGRYVSNDFKVEVNVIHTAGTMEHLSSAMVQPNFINPVHQASVDLSGHNLVNAHQASVVPSAATVVIVVCVSFLVFMIILGVFRIRSAHQRTMGDQENGKENEMDWDDSALTITVNPMETYEDQHSSEEEEEEEEESEEGEEEDDITSAESESSEDDEGGEQEDQQGASRQQQLEWDDSTLTY, from the exons TCAATAAGCACAAGCCATGGATCGAGACCACTTACCACGGTATCGTGACAGAGAACGATGACAAAGTGCTGCTGGACCCGCCTTTAATTGCACTGGACAAGGATGCGCCTCTACGCTATGCAG AGAGTTTTGAGGTGACCCTCACTGAAGAAG GTGAGATTTGCGGCTTCAGGATCCACGGGCAGAATGTCCCTTTCGAAGCTGTGGTCTTGGACAAGTCTAGTGGCGAGGGGATCATCCGGGCAAAGGACAAGTTAGACTGCGAGCTGCAGAAGGAACACACCTTCACCATTCAAGCATACGACTGCGGAGAGGGACCCGACGGTGCCAACATGAAGAAATCACACAA GGCCACTGTCCACATACAGGTGAACGACCTCAACGAGTACTCGCCGGTGTTCAAAGAGAAGTCTTACAAAGCCACCGtcattgaggggaaaaaatacgACAGCATTCTTAAGGTGGAGGCTGTGGACGCAGACTGCTCTTTCCAGTTCAGTCAGATCTGCAACTATGAAATTGTCACCCCGGATGTGCCCTTCACCGTTGACAAAGATG GCTTCATCAAAAACACAGAGAAACTAAACTACGACCGAGAGCACATGTATAAGCTGACTGTGACCGCTTATGACTGTGGAAAGAACCGTGCCTCTGAGGACGTCCTGGTCAAGATCAGCGTCAAGCCAACTTGCAAACCCAGCTGGCAAG GCTTCAATAAGAGGATTGAATATGAGCCTGGCACAGGCAGCTTGGCTCTTTTCCCCAGCATGCACCTGGAGACCTGCGATGAGCCAATTACCTCCATCAGAGCTACCGTTGAACTAGAAACCAACCATATTGGAAAGGGATGTGACCGTGACACCTACTCTGAGAAGTCCCTGCACAAGCTGTGCG gaGCCAGCTCCGGTGCTACGGAGCTGCTGCCAGCACCCAGCAGCTCCACCAACTGGACGGTTGGACTACCCACCGATAATGGGCACGACAGCGACCAGGTGTTTGAGTTCAATGGCACCCAGGCCATCAAGGTTCCTGACGGCTTGGTGAGCACCAGCCTGAAGGAACCCTTCACCATATCTGTGTGGATGAGACATGGCCCCGGGGCCCATGAGAAGGAGACCATCCTCTGCAACTCTGACAAGACAG ACATGAACAGGCACCACTATTCACTCTACGTGCACAACTGCAAGCTGATCCTTCTCCTCCGTCAAGATCCATCGGAGGCGGAGAACTATAAACCGGCCGAGTTCCACTGGAAACTCGACCAG GTGTGTGACAAAGAGTGGCATCACTATGTGCTGAATGTGGAGTTCCCCACGGTGATGTTGTTTGTGGATGGGGCTACTTTCGAACCCTTCCTGGTCACAGAGGACTACCCACTGCATGCCTCCAGGATTGAGCCTCAGGTCACCATCGGTGCTTGCTGGCAAG AACGCTCGGGATATGACAATGACACTGAGACAGTCTCTGAGTCTTCCTCAG GCGGAAACGCACGCATGGCCCAGTTTTTTCACGGAAACCTTGCAGGGCTGATGATTCGCTCGGGCAAGCTGGAGAACAAGAAGGTTATTGACTGTTTGTACACTTGCAAGGAGGGCTTAGATGTGCAGCTGCCTGAGGAGGTCGCTTCCGCGGTTAAG GTGGAGTTTAACCCCAACCAGTCCTCTCTGACTGTCGAGGGGGACGATATTGACGCTTTTGACAAGGTCATGCAGCACATCTCCTACTTGAACTCCCGCCAGTTCCCGACACCCGGCATCAGGCACCTTCGCATCTCCACCGCTGTCAA ATGCTTCAACGAGGAGTCCTGCGTGACCATGCAGGATGCCGAAGGTTACGTCATGGTGCTGCAGCCCGAGGAGCCCAAGATCAGCCTGAGTGGCATTGACCACTTTGCCCGCAGTGCTGCCGAATTTGAGAGCCAAGAAGGCGTGACGCTGTTCCCCGAGCTGCGCATCGTCAGTACCATCACCCGCGAGGTGGAGGTTGACGCCGAGTCTGAAGCCACAGAAGGAGCGGACGATGACCCCACAG TCCAAGAGACGGTGGTGTCTGAGGAGATCATGCACAACCTGGACACGTGCGAAGTGACCGTGGTGGGAGATGAACTGAATGCAGAGCACGAGGGCCTGGAGGTGGACATGGAGCAGCTGCAGCAACGTGGCCTTGAGATGAGCTCCTCCCACCTTAGCCTCATCATCACAG GCGTGAACACTATGGCCAACTACGAGCAAGTCCTACATCTCATCCGTTATAAGAACTGGCACACTGAGGCGCTCTTCGACCGGAAATTCAAACTGGTGTGCTCTGAGCTCAATGGGCGCTACGTCAGCAATGACTTCAAGGTCGAG GTGAACGTAATCCACACGGCCGGCACCATGGAGCATTTGAGCAGTGCCATGGTGCAGCCCAACTTCATCAACCCTGTGCATCAGGCATCCGTGGACTTGTCTGGTCACAACCTGGTCAACGCTCACCAGGCGTCAG TGGTTCCCAGCGCGGCCACCGTCGTTATCGTCGTCTGCGTCAGTTTCCTGGTGTTCATGATCATTCTGGGCGTGTTCCGGATCCGATCCGCACACCAACGCACCATGGGGGACCAGGAGAACGGCAAGGAGAACGAGATGGACTGGGACGACTCAGCCCTCACTATCACCGTCAACCCCATGGAG ACGTACGAAGACCAGCACAgcagtgaggaggaggaggaagaggaggaggagagcgagGAAGGGGAAGAGGAAGACGATATCACGAGCGCCGAGTCGGAGAGCAGCGAGGATGACGAGGGTGGCGAACAGGAAGACCAGCAGGGGGCCAGcagacagcagcagctggaatggGACGACTCCACCCTCACTTACTAG
- the clstn1 gene encoding calsyntenin-1 isoform X2: MRFRRNKLFASNVGLVLALVCALDAAKVNKHKPWIETTYHGIVTENDDKVLLDPPLIALDKDAPLRYAGEICGFRIHGQNVPFEAVVLDKSSGEGIIRAKDKLDCELQKEHTFTIQAYDCGEGPDGANMKKSHKATVHIQVNDLNEYSPVFKEKSYKATVIEGKKYDSILKVEAVDADCSFQFSQICNYEIVTPDVPFTVDKDGFIKNTEKLNYDREHMYKLTVTAYDCGKNRASEDVLVKISVKPTCKPSWQGFNKRIEYEPGTGSLALFPSMHLETCDEPITSIRATVELETNHIGKGCDRDTYSEKSLHKLCGASSGATELLPAPSSSTNWTVGLPTDNGHDSDQVFEFNGTQAIKVPDGLVSTSLKEPFTISVWMRHGPGAHEKETILCNSDKTDMNRHHYSLYVHNCKLILLLRQDPSEAENYKPAEFHWKLDQVCDKEWHHYVLNVEFPTVMLFVDGATFEPFLVTEDYPLHASRIEPQVTIGACWQERSGYDNDTETVSESSSGGNARMAQFFHGNLAGLMIRSGKLENKKVIDCLYTCKEGLDVQLPEEVASAVKVEFNPNQSSLTVEGDDIDAFDKVMQHISYLNSRQFPTPGIRHLRISTAVKCFNEESCVTMQDAEGYVMVLQPEEPKISLSGIDHFARSAAEFESQEGVTLFPELRIVSTITREVEVDAESEATEGADDDPTVQETVVSEEIMHNLDTCEVTVVGDELNAEHEGLEVDMEQLQQRGLEMSSSHLSLIITGVNTMANYEQVLHLIRYKNWHTEALFDRKFKLVCSELNGRYVSNDFKVEVNVIHTAGTMEHLSSAMVQPNFINPVHQASVDLSGHNLVNAHQASVVPSAATVVIVVCVSFLVFMIILGVFRIRSAHQRTMGDQENGKENEMDWDDSALTITVNPMETYEDQHSSEEEEEEEEESEEGEEEDDITSAESESSEDDEGGEQEDQQGASRQQQLEWDDSTLTY; encoded by the exons TCAATAAGCACAAGCCATGGATCGAGACCACTTACCACGGTATCGTGACAGAGAACGATGACAAAGTGCTGCTGGACCCGCCTTTAATTGCACTGGACAAGGATGCGCCTCTACGCTATGCAG GTGAGATTTGCGGCTTCAGGATCCACGGGCAGAATGTCCCTTTCGAAGCTGTGGTCTTGGACAAGTCTAGTGGCGAGGGGATCATCCGGGCAAAGGACAAGTTAGACTGCGAGCTGCAGAAGGAACACACCTTCACCATTCAAGCATACGACTGCGGAGAGGGACCCGACGGTGCCAACATGAAGAAATCACACAA GGCCACTGTCCACATACAGGTGAACGACCTCAACGAGTACTCGCCGGTGTTCAAAGAGAAGTCTTACAAAGCCACCGtcattgaggggaaaaaatacgACAGCATTCTTAAGGTGGAGGCTGTGGACGCAGACTGCTCTTTCCAGTTCAGTCAGATCTGCAACTATGAAATTGTCACCCCGGATGTGCCCTTCACCGTTGACAAAGATG GCTTCATCAAAAACACAGAGAAACTAAACTACGACCGAGAGCACATGTATAAGCTGACTGTGACCGCTTATGACTGTGGAAAGAACCGTGCCTCTGAGGACGTCCTGGTCAAGATCAGCGTCAAGCCAACTTGCAAACCCAGCTGGCAAG GCTTCAATAAGAGGATTGAATATGAGCCTGGCACAGGCAGCTTGGCTCTTTTCCCCAGCATGCACCTGGAGACCTGCGATGAGCCAATTACCTCCATCAGAGCTACCGTTGAACTAGAAACCAACCATATTGGAAAGGGATGTGACCGTGACACCTACTCTGAGAAGTCCCTGCACAAGCTGTGCG gaGCCAGCTCCGGTGCTACGGAGCTGCTGCCAGCACCCAGCAGCTCCACCAACTGGACGGTTGGACTACCCACCGATAATGGGCACGACAGCGACCAGGTGTTTGAGTTCAATGGCACCCAGGCCATCAAGGTTCCTGACGGCTTGGTGAGCACCAGCCTGAAGGAACCCTTCACCATATCTGTGTGGATGAGACATGGCCCCGGGGCCCATGAGAAGGAGACCATCCTCTGCAACTCTGACAAGACAG ACATGAACAGGCACCACTATTCACTCTACGTGCACAACTGCAAGCTGATCCTTCTCCTCCGTCAAGATCCATCGGAGGCGGAGAACTATAAACCGGCCGAGTTCCACTGGAAACTCGACCAG GTGTGTGACAAAGAGTGGCATCACTATGTGCTGAATGTGGAGTTCCCCACGGTGATGTTGTTTGTGGATGGGGCTACTTTCGAACCCTTCCTGGTCACAGAGGACTACCCACTGCATGCCTCCAGGATTGAGCCTCAGGTCACCATCGGTGCTTGCTGGCAAG AACGCTCGGGATATGACAATGACACTGAGACAGTCTCTGAGTCTTCCTCAG GCGGAAACGCACGCATGGCCCAGTTTTTTCACGGAAACCTTGCAGGGCTGATGATTCGCTCGGGCAAGCTGGAGAACAAGAAGGTTATTGACTGTTTGTACACTTGCAAGGAGGGCTTAGATGTGCAGCTGCCTGAGGAGGTCGCTTCCGCGGTTAAG GTGGAGTTTAACCCCAACCAGTCCTCTCTGACTGTCGAGGGGGACGATATTGACGCTTTTGACAAGGTCATGCAGCACATCTCCTACTTGAACTCCCGCCAGTTCCCGACACCCGGCATCAGGCACCTTCGCATCTCCACCGCTGTCAA ATGCTTCAACGAGGAGTCCTGCGTGACCATGCAGGATGCCGAAGGTTACGTCATGGTGCTGCAGCCCGAGGAGCCCAAGATCAGCCTGAGTGGCATTGACCACTTTGCCCGCAGTGCTGCCGAATTTGAGAGCCAAGAAGGCGTGACGCTGTTCCCCGAGCTGCGCATCGTCAGTACCATCACCCGCGAGGTGGAGGTTGACGCCGAGTCTGAAGCCACAGAAGGAGCGGACGATGACCCCACAG TCCAAGAGACGGTGGTGTCTGAGGAGATCATGCACAACCTGGACACGTGCGAAGTGACCGTGGTGGGAGATGAACTGAATGCAGAGCACGAGGGCCTGGAGGTGGACATGGAGCAGCTGCAGCAACGTGGCCTTGAGATGAGCTCCTCCCACCTTAGCCTCATCATCACAG GCGTGAACACTATGGCCAACTACGAGCAAGTCCTACATCTCATCCGTTATAAGAACTGGCACACTGAGGCGCTCTTCGACCGGAAATTCAAACTGGTGTGCTCTGAGCTCAATGGGCGCTACGTCAGCAATGACTTCAAGGTCGAG GTGAACGTAATCCACACGGCCGGCACCATGGAGCATTTGAGCAGTGCCATGGTGCAGCCCAACTTCATCAACCCTGTGCATCAGGCATCCGTGGACTTGTCTGGTCACAACCTGGTCAACGCTCACCAGGCGTCAG TGGTTCCCAGCGCGGCCACCGTCGTTATCGTCGTCTGCGTCAGTTTCCTGGTGTTCATGATCATTCTGGGCGTGTTCCGGATCCGATCCGCACACCAACGCACCATGGGGGACCAGGAGAACGGCAAGGAGAACGAGATGGACTGGGACGACTCAGCCCTCACTATCACCGTCAACCCCATGGAG ACGTACGAAGACCAGCACAgcagtgaggaggaggaggaagaggaggaggagagcgagGAAGGGGAAGAGGAAGACGATATCACGAGCGCCGAGTCGGAGAGCAGCGAGGATGACGAGGGTGGCGAACAGGAAGACCAGCAGGGGGCCAGcagacagcagcagctggaatggGACGACTCCACCCTCACTTACTAG
- the clstn1 gene encoding calsyntenin-1 isoform X3 yields the protein MRFRRNKLFASNVGLVLALVCALDAAKVNKHKPWIETTYHGIVTENDDKVLLDPPLIALDKDAPLRYAESFEVTLTEEGEICGFRIHGQNVPFEAVVLDKSSGEGIIRAKDKLDCELQKEHTFTIQAYDCGEGPDGANMKKSHKATVHIQVNDLNEYSPVFKEKSYKATVIEGKKYDSILKVEAVDADCSFQFSQICNYEIVTPDVPFTVDKDGFIKNTEKLNYDREHMYKLTVTAYDCGKNRASEDVLVKISVKPTCKPSWQGFNKRIEYEPGTGSLALFPSMHLETCDEPITSIRATVELETNHIGKGCDRDTYSEKSLHKLCGASSGATELLPAPSSSTNWTVGLPTDNGHDSDQVFEFNGTQAIKVPDGLVSTSLKEPFTISVWMRHGPGAHEKETILCNSDKTDMNRHHYSLYVHNCKLILLLRQDPSEAENYKPAEFHWKLDQVCDKEWHHYVLNVEFPTVMLFVDGATFEPFLVTEDYPLHASRIEPQVTIGACWQGGNARMAQFFHGNLAGLMIRSGKLENKKVIDCLYTCKEGLDVQLPEEVASAVKVEFNPNQSSLTVEGDDIDAFDKVMQHISYLNSRQFPTPGIRHLRISTAVKCFNEESCVTMQDAEGYVMVLQPEEPKISLSGIDHFARSAAEFESQEGVTLFPELRIVSTITREVEVDAESEATEGADDDPTVQETVVSEEIMHNLDTCEVTVVGDELNAEHEGLEVDMEQLQQRGLEMSSSHLSLIITGVNTMANYEQVLHLIRYKNWHTEALFDRKFKLVCSELNGRYVSNDFKVEVNVIHTAGTMEHLSSAMVQPNFINPVHQASVDLSGHNLVNAHQASVVPSAATVVIVVCVSFLVFMIILGVFRIRSAHQRTMGDQENGKENEMDWDDSALTITVNPMETYEDQHSSEEEEEEEEESEEGEEEDDITSAESESSEDDEGGEQEDQQGASRQQQLEWDDSTLTY from the exons TCAATAAGCACAAGCCATGGATCGAGACCACTTACCACGGTATCGTGACAGAGAACGATGACAAAGTGCTGCTGGACCCGCCTTTAATTGCACTGGACAAGGATGCGCCTCTACGCTATGCAG AGAGTTTTGAGGTGACCCTCACTGAAGAAG GTGAGATTTGCGGCTTCAGGATCCACGGGCAGAATGTCCCTTTCGAAGCTGTGGTCTTGGACAAGTCTAGTGGCGAGGGGATCATCCGGGCAAAGGACAAGTTAGACTGCGAGCTGCAGAAGGAACACACCTTCACCATTCAAGCATACGACTGCGGAGAGGGACCCGACGGTGCCAACATGAAGAAATCACACAA GGCCACTGTCCACATACAGGTGAACGACCTCAACGAGTACTCGCCGGTGTTCAAAGAGAAGTCTTACAAAGCCACCGtcattgaggggaaaaaatacgACAGCATTCTTAAGGTGGAGGCTGTGGACGCAGACTGCTCTTTCCAGTTCAGTCAGATCTGCAACTATGAAATTGTCACCCCGGATGTGCCCTTCACCGTTGACAAAGATG GCTTCATCAAAAACACAGAGAAACTAAACTACGACCGAGAGCACATGTATAAGCTGACTGTGACCGCTTATGACTGTGGAAAGAACCGTGCCTCTGAGGACGTCCTGGTCAAGATCAGCGTCAAGCCAACTTGCAAACCCAGCTGGCAAG GCTTCAATAAGAGGATTGAATATGAGCCTGGCACAGGCAGCTTGGCTCTTTTCCCCAGCATGCACCTGGAGACCTGCGATGAGCCAATTACCTCCATCAGAGCTACCGTTGAACTAGAAACCAACCATATTGGAAAGGGATGTGACCGTGACACCTACTCTGAGAAGTCCCTGCACAAGCTGTGCG gaGCCAGCTCCGGTGCTACGGAGCTGCTGCCAGCACCCAGCAGCTCCACCAACTGGACGGTTGGACTACCCACCGATAATGGGCACGACAGCGACCAGGTGTTTGAGTTCAATGGCACCCAGGCCATCAAGGTTCCTGACGGCTTGGTGAGCACCAGCCTGAAGGAACCCTTCACCATATCTGTGTGGATGAGACATGGCCCCGGGGCCCATGAGAAGGAGACCATCCTCTGCAACTCTGACAAGACAG ACATGAACAGGCACCACTATTCACTCTACGTGCACAACTGCAAGCTGATCCTTCTCCTCCGTCAAGATCCATCGGAGGCGGAGAACTATAAACCGGCCGAGTTCCACTGGAAACTCGACCAG GTGTGTGACAAAGAGTGGCATCACTATGTGCTGAATGTGGAGTTCCCCACGGTGATGTTGTTTGTGGATGGGGCTACTTTCGAACCCTTCCTGGTCACAGAGGACTACCCACTGCATGCCTCCAGGATTGAGCCTCAGGTCACCATCGGTGCTTGCTGGCAAG GCGGAAACGCACGCATGGCCCAGTTTTTTCACGGAAACCTTGCAGGGCTGATGATTCGCTCGGGCAAGCTGGAGAACAAGAAGGTTATTGACTGTTTGTACACTTGCAAGGAGGGCTTAGATGTGCAGCTGCCTGAGGAGGTCGCTTCCGCGGTTAAG GTGGAGTTTAACCCCAACCAGTCCTCTCTGACTGTCGAGGGGGACGATATTGACGCTTTTGACAAGGTCATGCAGCACATCTCCTACTTGAACTCCCGCCAGTTCCCGACACCCGGCATCAGGCACCTTCGCATCTCCACCGCTGTCAA ATGCTTCAACGAGGAGTCCTGCGTGACCATGCAGGATGCCGAAGGTTACGTCATGGTGCTGCAGCCCGAGGAGCCCAAGATCAGCCTGAGTGGCATTGACCACTTTGCCCGCAGTGCTGCCGAATTTGAGAGCCAAGAAGGCGTGACGCTGTTCCCCGAGCTGCGCATCGTCAGTACCATCACCCGCGAGGTGGAGGTTGACGCCGAGTCTGAAGCCACAGAAGGAGCGGACGATGACCCCACAG TCCAAGAGACGGTGGTGTCTGAGGAGATCATGCACAACCTGGACACGTGCGAAGTGACCGTGGTGGGAGATGAACTGAATGCAGAGCACGAGGGCCTGGAGGTGGACATGGAGCAGCTGCAGCAACGTGGCCTTGAGATGAGCTCCTCCCACCTTAGCCTCATCATCACAG GCGTGAACACTATGGCCAACTACGAGCAAGTCCTACATCTCATCCGTTATAAGAACTGGCACACTGAGGCGCTCTTCGACCGGAAATTCAAACTGGTGTGCTCTGAGCTCAATGGGCGCTACGTCAGCAATGACTTCAAGGTCGAG GTGAACGTAATCCACACGGCCGGCACCATGGAGCATTTGAGCAGTGCCATGGTGCAGCCCAACTTCATCAACCCTGTGCATCAGGCATCCGTGGACTTGTCTGGTCACAACCTGGTCAACGCTCACCAGGCGTCAG TGGTTCCCAGCGCGGCCACCGTCGTTATCGTCGTCTGCGTCAGTTTCCTGGTGTTCATGATCATTCTGGGCGTGTTCCGGATCCGATCCGCACACCAACGCACCATGGGGGACCAGGAGAACGGCAAGGAGAACGAGATGGACTGGGACGACTCAGCCCTCACTATCACCGTCAACCCCATGGAG ACGTACGAAGACCAGCACAgcagtgaggaggaggaggaagaggaggaggagagcgagGAAGGGGAAGAGGAAGACGATATCACGAGCGCCGAGTCGGAGAGCAGCGAGGATGACGAGGGTGGCGAACAGGAAGACCAGCAGGGGGCCAGcagacagcagcagctggaatggGACGACTCCACCCTCACTTACTAG